In Fluviispira sanaruensis, a genomic segment contains:
- a CDS encoding class I SAM-dependent methyltransferase, translated as MPWLEKTGAVIIRRPVEEIDKSFFAQLERGDILFIDSSHVIRPQGDVLYEYLELLPSLKVGVIVHIHDIFSPKDYMDLWVKEEVRLWNEQYLLEAFLTSNSHWKIIGALNYLYHNHFEQFKNSCPFFDNINQPVSLYIEKVN; from the coding sequence ATGCCCTGGTTAGAAAAAACAGGAGCCGTTATCATTAGGAGGCCTGTAGAAGAAATTGATAAATCATTTTTTGCGCAATTAGAGCGAGGAGATATATTATTTATAGATTCTTCACACGTAATACGCCCGCAAGGAGATGTTCTATATGAGTATTTAGAACTGTTACCTTCCTTAAAAGTAGGCGTTATTGTGCATATACATGATATCTTTTCGCCAAAAGACTATATGGATTTATGGGTAAAAGAGGAAGTGCGTTTGTGGAATGAGCAGTATTTACTAGAAGCATTTCTCACATCAAATTCACATTGGAAAATAATAGGTGCACTTAATTATTTATATCATAATCACTTCGAACAATTCAAAAATTCTTGCCCATTTTTTGATAATATAAATCAGCCTGTGTCATTATATATTGAAAAAGTGAATTAA
- a CDS encoding S41 family peptidase yields MLRLKKSVLLSSVLLTVACQKSDINKSDVQINDIEEMSSTSENNHWELPELTLQEKKDLVSSVKTVFNEFYVNRNQKVIDYNYDAIAFANKLDENMDSENLLKSTMNIFFNVRDLHTGFTYPVPARCYSGGFPITVGLSYDEKYGYKERLIVSAKLTPSLSLPNASAQALADFEALSVGDEILTIRNIGIEGYENQEIYANTAIDIIGKIGRGSNPEAFKSRALQRLFSRNGRYIKIPEGNFTLKVKRAIDGKIVKYTLPWITYVSSEQICNDYFHKKSPNIDIGLDNNIENIYELNNKKNEETFVKDLYANNASNQNIVKYIAKYKRKSIAVIRINRFIPDGDFSYSDYLVARKYIENEVNDIRKFILHNRSKIQGVLIDVRGNGGGFGSFPQLLANAFTHKFVSNLEMRPLVSKTNRDTFYNLEMSRYYARLNTSDPMQTPHLSTVNEMDRYLADSNFSDQIQAKTLLLAPADRYDGDENDALPETYNKKDTEILKAVLTIKPIAVLTNSNCYSACDVFVSLMKDYKIAKIFGTTKQTGGGGANVIEWKDFLTPVVVDEQGTKVSIIPNGSPLPRNSEIRFAWNKIVRPFAVKDYEKYIEGVGVVTDYVYRQTTQDLLDNDKVVFQKVFNDIIDSKNTKGFYLKR; encoded by the coding sequence ATGCTTCGTCTAAAGAAATCTGTGTTATTGAGTTCTGTTTTATTAACTGTGGCTTGCCAAAAGTCAGATATAAATAAATCTGATGTACAAATTAATGATATTGAAGAAATGTCTTCGACTTCAGAAAACAATCATTGGGAACTCCCCGAATTAACTTTACAGGAAAAAAAAGATCTAGTCAGTTCAGTTAAAACCGTATTTAATGAATTTTACGTAAATAGAAATCAGAAAGTCATCGATTATAATTACGATGCAATAGCATTTGCAAATAAACTTGATGAAAATATGGATTCAGAGAATTTGCTCAAAAGCACGATGAATATCTTTTTCAATGTCCGAGATTTGCACACTGGCTTTACTTATCCTGTCCCCGCACGCTGTTATTCAGGTGGATTTCCTATAACTGTTGGCTTAAGTTATGATGAAAAATATGGTTACAAGGAAAGACTCATTGTCTCTGCAAAACTGACACCAAGTTTGTCTCTGCCGAATGCATCTGCCCAAGCTTTAGCTGACTTCGAAGCACTTTCTGTTGGTGATGAAATCTTAACCATTAGAAATATTGGTATTGAAGGCTATGAAAATCAAGAAATTTATGCAAACACTGCGATAGATATTATCGGAAAAATTGGTCGTGGATCAAACCCAGAAGCCTTTAAATCTCGTGCTTTGCAACGTCTTTTCTCACGCAATGGACGCTATATTAAAATACCTGAAGGGAATTTCACTTTAAAAGTGAAACGTGCAATAGATGGAAAAATTGTAAAATACACTTTGCCATGGATCACCTATGTATCTAGTGAACAAATATGTAATGACTATTTTCATAAAAAATCACCAAACATAGATATCGGCTTAGATAATAATATAGAAAATATTTATGAATTAAATAATAAGAAAAATGAAGAAACTTTTGTTAAGGATCTCTACGCTAACAATGCATCGAATCAAAATATTGTAAAATATATTGCAAAATACAAAAGAAAATCTATTGCCGTTATTCGGATAAATAGATTTATTCCAGATGGTGATTTCAGTTATTCCGATTATTTAGTTGCAAGAAAATATATTGAAAATGAAGTTAATGATATTCGTAAATTTATACTCCATAATAGAAGTAAAATTCAAGGAGTTTTAATTGATGTTCGAGGCAATGGTGGTGGATTTGGTAGTTTCCCTCAACTGTTAGCAAATGCTTTTACACATAAATTTGTCAGTAATTTAGAAATGCGTCCTTTGGTGTCTAAAACCAATCGTGATACCTTTTATAATTTAGAGATGTCACGCTATTATGCTCGATTAAATACGTCAGATCCTATGCAAACTCCACATTTAAGTACAGTTAATGAAATGGATCGCTACTTAGCGGACAGCAATTTCAGTGATCAAATTCAAGCGAAAACATTATTGCTTGCACCTGCGGATCGCTATGATGGAGATGAAAATGATGCGCTGCCAGAAACTTATAACAAAAAAGACACTGAAATACTAAAAGCTGTATTAACAATTAAACCTATCGCGGTACTTACGAATAGTAACTGTTACTCTGCTTGTGATGTATTTGTTTCCTTAATGAAGGACTATAAAATTGCTAAAATATTTGGAACAACAAAACAAACAGGTGGTGGTGGAGCAAATGTAATTGAGTGGAAGGATTTTTTAACTCCTGTAGTTGTTGACGAGCAGGGAACAAAAGTATCTATTATTCCGAACGGCTCCCCACTTCCTCGAAACAGTGAAATTCGTTTTGCTTGGAATAAAATAGTGAGGCCTTTCGCTGTAAAAGATTATGAGAAATATATTGAAGGAGTTGGTGTTGTTACGGATTATGTTTATAGACAGACAACTCAAGATCTTTTAGACAATGATAAGGTTGTGTTCCAAAAAGTATTTAATGATATAATCGATAGTAAAAACACCAAAGGCTTTTATTTAAAACGTTGA
- a CDS encoding S41 family peptidase, translating to MYKKRVFVALNSFFFLISCHKNSDQEKPLDISAIGIDRTEKSPKEWHLPELSVEEKKEIVKSVQTVFTDFYVNRIQKYEEFNFDSKEAVWNLNEYMDSDILLKNIMNIFMKSRDLHTSFTYPFPARCFFASIPLAAAIIYDDINDLEGKTEKFIIDGRLAKNLDPNLYTEEQNRQFTSIKRGDEIISITNLGVEGETENEVTAQEAINILGRISQGANEDASKTRAVDKLFWRSGSNGKTPVGIFKIKLKKAVDGRIEEFMIPWETIISQEERCSFLGSNTRKTQSFKFANYKNASTDLNNASVIESNIKSQLISHKNKNFALISIGIFVPSGEMNWDEYISMRNKIFKEVLGLREFLTQNKKDIDGILIDVRDNPGGSGSFAQLVANAFTSNFVENLKFETLVSPTNYQTFLNLELSRYFKRLNTTDPLVKPILDTPNLMSFYLQDKKYQSDIEQRKFYIAAENLFDGDENDALPLTYTKQESEILKPIITDKPVAVLTNSNCYSACEVFVSHMKDYRIGKIYGETLHTGGGGANVIVWDDFVKPVVVNEEGLKLPIIPNGNKLPKGMEMTFAWNKIVRHRSADEKEKYIEGGGVLADYVYRKTIRDLKADSIEIKTKIFDDMMDEHNSKGFYLNR from the coding sequence TTGTATAAAAAAAGAGTATTTGTCGCATTGAATTCATTTTTTTTCTTAATATCTTGTCATAAAAATTCTGATCAGGAAAAACCGCTTGATATAAGCGCAATAGGGATTGACCGTACTGAAAAAAGCCCTAAAGAATGGCATTTACCAGAATTGAGTGTAGAAGAAAAAAAAGAAATTGTAAAATCTGTTCAAACAGTTTTTACAGATTTCTATGTAAATAGAATCCAAAAATATGAAGAATTTAATTTTGATTCAAAAGAAGCTGTATGGAATTTAAATGAATATATGGATTCTGATATTCTACTGAAAAATATAATGAACATATTTATGAAATCTCGGGATCTGCATACATCTTTTACATATCCATTCCCTGCGAGATGTTTTTTTGCATCAATTCCCCTAGCTGCAGCTATAATATATGATGATATAAATGATTTGGAAGGAAAAACCGAAAAATTTATCATCGATGGTAGGCTTGCTAAAAATTTAGATCCAAATCTATATACAGAGGAGCAAAATAGACAATTTACATCAATTAAACGCGGCGATGAAATCATCTCTATTACAAATCTTGGGGTGGAGGGGGAAACAGAAAATGAAGTCACAGCTCAAGAAGCTATAAATATTTTAGGAAGAATCTCACAGGGTGCTAATGAAGATGCTTCAAAAACGAGGGCTGTTGATAAATTATTCTGGCGTAGTGGATCAAATGGTAAAACTCCTGTAGGAATTTTTAAAATCAAGCTCAAAAAAGCAGTTGATGGTCGTATCGAAGAGTTTATGATTCCATGGGAAACAATTATTTCGCAGGAGGAAAGATGCTCATTTCTGGGCTCAAATACAAGAAAGACTCAATCTTTCAAATTTGCGAATTATAAAAATGCTTCTACTGATTTAAATAATGCGTCTGTAATTGAATCAAATATAAAGAGTCAATTAATTTCACACAAAAATAAAAATTTTGCATTAATTTCAATAGGTATTTTTGTTCCTTCAGGAGAAATGAATTGGGATGAATATATATCAATGCGGAATAAAATTTTTAAAGAAGTGTTAGGACTCAGAGAGTTTTTAACTCAGAATAAAAAAGATATTGATGGTATATTAATAGATGTGCGTGATAACCCTGGTGGTTCTGGAAGTTTTGCTCAGTTAGTAGCAAACGCATTTACTAGCAATTTTGTTGAAAATTTAAAATTTGAAACACTCGTTTCACCTACAAACTATCAAACATTTTTGAATCTTGAACTTTCCCGGTATTTTAAAAGGCTGAACACGACTGACCCATTAGTAAAGCCTATATTGGATACTCCAAATCTTATGAGTTTTTATTTACAGGATAAAAAATATCAGTCAGATATTGAACAACGAAAGTTCTATATTGCAGCAGAAAATCTGTTTGATGGGGATGAAAATGATGCCTTACCTTTGACCTATACTAAGCAAGAAAGTGAAATACTTAAACCCATTATAACCGATAAGCCAGTAGCGGTTTTAACCAATAGCAATTGCTATTCTGCGTGTGAGGTTTTTGTCTCACATATGAAGGATTACCGGATTGGCAAAATATATGGTGAAACTCTTCATACAGGTGGTGGTGGTGCGAATGTTATTGTTTGGGATGATTTTGTAAAGCCAGTGGTAGTAAATGAAGAAGGTCTAAAATTACCTATTATTCCAAATGGAAATAAGTTGCCAAAGGGAATGGAAATGACTTTCGCATGGAACAAAATTGTTCGTCATAGATCCGCAGACGAAAAAGAAAAATATATTGAAGGAGGTGGTGTATTGGCGGATTATGTTTATAGAAAAACAATTCGAGATCTCAAGGCAGACAGTATCGAGATTAAAACAAAAATATTTGACGATATGATGGATGAACATAATTCCAAAGGTTTTTATCTAAATCGTTAA
- a CDS encoding AAA family ATPase — translation MTKNNMVIKQDQVQIGNITVRLAKEYEVDANWMGNDISAHQLRASWLRLSQDDLPMNPRLVGKPGVGKTTLAVAVARELNYPVFLMQGTSDTRPDDLIITPVITEGKQISYVASPLVTAMIVGGVCILDEGNRMSEKSWASLASLLDHRRYVDSVIAGIRLHAHKEFRFVTTMNDDSSVYDLPEYIQSRLNPQIFLDFADIETEARIVRYAVPYVEENLLTLLVSFLSIAHKYDETYSVRDGIQIAKYAQRLRSLNKELTLPKALKTSVYSILGEEALKYFPADEQMQNDNNSSRPNLRPV, via the coding sequence ATGACAAAAAATAATATGGTTATAAAACAGGATCAGGTTCAAATAGGTAACATCACAGTTCGCTTAGCAAAAGAGTATGAAGTCGATGCAAATTGGATGGGAAATGATATTTCTGCACATCAATTAAGAGCTTCTTGGCTACGTCTTTCGCAGGATGACCTACCTATGAATCCCCGCTTAGTGGGCAAACCAGGTGTCGGAAAAACAACATTAGCTGTAGCCGTTGCACGTGAATTAAACTATCCCGTCTTTTTAATGCAAGGTACAAGCGACACACGCCCTGACGACCTCATCATCACCCCTGTCATCACTGAAGGAAAACAAATTTCATATGTTGCTAGTCCGCTTGTGACAGCAATGATTGTTGGAGGTGTGTGCATTTTGGATGAAGGTAACCGAATGTCTGAAAAAAGTTGGGCCAGTTTAGCTTCGCTTCTTGATCACAGACGTTATGTAGATTCTGTTATCGCAGGCATTCGTTTACATGCACATAAAGAATTTCGTTTTGTTACGACGATGAATGATGACTCGAGCGTTTATGATTTACCAGAATATATTCAAAGCAGACTCAATCCACAAATCTTTTTAGATTTTGCAGATATTGAAACAGAAGCGCGGATCGTTCGATATGCTGTCCCCTATGTCGAAGAAAATTTATTAACTTTGCTCGTTAGTTTTTTATCCATCGCCCATAAATATGATGAGACATATTCCGTTCGCGATGGAATTCAAATTGCTAAATATGCACAACGACTGCGTTCATTAAACAAAGAGTTAACATTACCTAAAGCTTTAAAGACAAGTGTTTATTCTATTTTAGGAGAAGAGGCTTTGAAGTATTTTCCGGCTGACGAACAAATGCAAAATGACAATAATTCTTCACGTCCAAATTTAAGACCTGTGTGA
- a CDS encoding glucose-6-phosphate isomerase — MTQEKRLVLDWTKVHDVFPIEKHLANETSNLISAKKSLVSGKGKSPEFTGWVDYVKEEAQSVLHSIKKQVETICNHSDAVVVVGIGGSLLGTKAVYEALTHSFAIVNQESLHRRPVLFWAGHHIALDELSELLDALDSYSPSLIVVSKSGGTTEPALAFRILKKYLDDRFGTEEASHRIFAITDPNDGTLLKIAKENNYPHFPIPKNIGGRYSIFTPVGLLPLAISGVNVTEFVAGAEQAFYDSTSEKNHSLETNPALCYAGIRNILYANKYKIESLCTWSPKAKGIAEWWKQLFGESDGKENSGLFPASANFTTDLHSLGQYFQDGERHLFATHLKVADEYSLAKGSLKRKIKIPNCSLNDGFDFLTGQELSHVQNEAQQGTFLAHSDGKVPTLIWELPEMNAWWLGYWMYINMFACGVGGYARGINPFDQPGVEDYKNNMFALMGKPGHADKAAQIRSRLSSGNRLRSLGHTSK; from the coding sequence ATGACACAAGAGAAAAGATTAGTTTTAGATTGGACAAAAGTTCACGATGTTTTTCCTATTGAAAAACATTTAGCTAATGAAACAAGCAATCTCATTTCAGCAAAAAAATCTCTCGTCTCTGGTAAGGGGAAAAGCCCTGAATTTACAGGCTGGGTAGATTACGTAAAAGAAGAAGCCCAATCTGTTCTGCATTCCATTAAAAAACAGGTGGAAACTATTTGTAATCACTCCGATGCCGTTGTTGTTGTTGGCATAGGTGGAAGCTTACTTGGTACAAAAGCAGTCTATGAAGCACTCACCCATTCGTTTGCAATTGTGAATCAAGAATCTCTGCACCGCCGTCCTGTTTTATTTTGGGCTGGCCACCACATTGCCCTCGATGAGCTATCAGAATTACTCGATGCCTTAGACTCGTATTCCCCAAGTCTCATTGTGGTTTCGAAATCAGGTGGAACAACAGAACCTGCTTTGGCATTTCGCATCTTAAAGAAATATTTAGACGATCGCTTTGGCACAGAAGAAGCAAGTCATCGTATATTTGCAATTACCGATCCCAATGATGGTACCTTATTAAAAATTGCCAAAGAAAATAATTATCCACATTTTCCAATACCTAAAAATATTGGAGGACGATACTCAATCTTTACGCCAGTTGGATTGTTACCTTTAGCTATTTCTGGTGTTAATGTAACAGAGTTTGTTGCAGGAGCGGAACAAGCATTTTATGATAGCACTTCTGAAAAAAATCATTCTCTTGAAACAAATCCAGCTCTTTGTTATGCAGGTATTCGCAATATTCTATATGCAAATAAATATAAAATAGAATCTCTTTGCACATGGTCACCAAAAGCAAAGGGCATCGCTGAATGGTGGAAACAGCTTTTTGGTGAGAGCGACGGCAAAGAAAACTCAGGATTATTTCCAGCAAGCGCTAACTTCACAACAGATTTACATTCTCTTGGACAATATTTTCAGGATGGAGAACGGCATTTATTTGCAACGCACTTAAAAGTTGCCGATGAATATTCCCTTGCAAAAGGTTCCCTAAAAAGGAAAATTAAAATCCCAAACTGTTCTTTAAATGATGGCTTTGACTTCTTAACAGGTCAAGAGCTTTCCCACGTTCAAAACGAAGCACAACAGGGGACATTTTTAGCACATTCAGATGGTAAAGTACCAACACTTATTTGGGAACTTCCTGAGATGAATGCATGGTGGCTTGGTTATTGGATGTATATAAATATGTTTGCTTGTGGTGTTGGAGGATATGCGCGAGGAATAAATCCTTTTGATCAACCAGGAGTTGAAGATTACAAAAATAATATGTTCGCATTGATGGGTAAACCTGGGCATGCCGACAAAGCAGCGCAAATCCGCAGTCGTTTAAGCAGTGGCAATCGTTTGCGTTCTCTCGGGCACACGAGTAAATAA
- a CDS encoding glycosyltransferase, with protein MSKILLTTYGSYGDLHPFMAMGKALINVGHQVTLMSHLQYKEMVEKFGIHFIPMRPSEEDFGSEDIWPEKAHDPKTGTLYFMKELILPFLNESYELLEREIPKYDLVIPHAFTFAAPLVADKYNIPWLSCLLQPCAIFSAFDPPFVGNLKYLSYVKFLGPSILKSMCHFMMKDFNKSLNPVLQLKIKIGLENKRFGFWDYSTKGILALFPKEFSIEQPDWPKEICNLGFPLFDQENSHDISSGLRKFIDKGEAPIVFTLGSTIVKTKNDFYLHAHKAIKEIGCRAIFLVGKKPQRIPEQAYQSANIYISNYEPFSALFPYCSMVVHQCGIGTTGQALAAAKPQILIPFSHDQPDNARRVEKLGIGISIQSQKLTHKNLVEAIKKIKSTLSYAHNAEKFAQNIRQNKFDENLINIIHKKLEAKN; from the coding sequence ATGAGTAAAATACTTTTAACAACTTATGGCTCATATGGGGATTTACATCCCTTTATGGCAATGGGAAAAGCACTTATCAATGTTGGGCATCAAGTCACTCTTATGAGTCATTTACAATACAAAGAGATGGTCGAAAAATTTGGCATCCATTTTATTCCTATGCGTCCAAGCGAAGAGGATTTTGGCTCCGAAGATATTTGGCCAGAAAAAGCACATGATCCAAAAACAGGAACTCTGTATTTTATGAAGGAGTTAATTCTACCATTTTTAAATGAAAGCTATGAATTACTTGAGAGAGAAATTCCAAAATATGATCTTGTTATTCCGCATGCATTTACTTTTGCTGCACCTTTGGTAGCGGATAAATACAATATACCATGGCTCTCCTGTTTATTACAACCTTGTGCTATATTTTCAGCATTTGATCCACCATTTGTAGGGAATTTAAAATATTTAAGTTACGTTAAATTTTTAGGACCAAGTATTTTAAAATCAATGTGTCATTTTATGATGAAAGATTTTAATAAAAGTCTAAATCCTGTCTTACAATTAAAAATCAAAATAGGTCTAGAAAATAAAAGATTTGGCTTTTGGGATTATTCGACCAAAGGAATCTTAGCCTTGTTCCCCAAAGAGTTTTCCATAGAGCAACCTGACTGGCCTAAGGAAATTTGTAATTTAGGTTTTCCATTATTTGATCAAGAAAATTCACATGACATTTCTTCTGGACTGAGGAAATTTATTGACAAGGGTGAAGCACCCATTGTTTTTACGCTTGGTTCAACTATTGTAAAAACAAAAAATGATTTTTATTTACATGCCCATAAAGCAATTAAAGAGATAGGTTGTCGGGCAATCTTCCTAGTTGGAAAAAAACCGCAGAGAATTCCAGAACAAGCATATCAATCAGCAAATATTTATATTTCCAATTATGAGCCTTTTTCTGCTCTGTTTCCTTATTGCTCTATGGTTGTTCATCAATGCGGAATAGGCACTACAGGACAAGCGCTTGCAGCCGCAAAACCCCAGATCTTAATTCCCTTTTCCCATGACCAACCAGATAACGCACGGAGAGTTGAAAAACTTGGAATTGGTATTTCCATTCAGAGCCAAAAATTAACACACAAAAATTTAGTTGAGGCAATAAAAAAAATCAAATCTACTTTATCTTATGCTCACAATGCGGAGAAATTTGCACAGAATATAAGACAAAATAAATTTGATGAAAATTTAATAAATATTATCCATAAAAAACTTGAAGCGAAGAATTAA
- the betB gene encoding betaine-aldehyde dehydrogenase, with amino-acid sequence MHKNFSNHSPATGNKICEIEITSSDALQEIIIKAYSAYEIWSKMSGFERGKILTKAARIIRERCFEIAQLEVLDSGKPISEALEVDIPSSADALEYYGGLAPSIHGDHIQLGRSFAYTKREPIGICAGIGAWNYPFQIAAWKSAPALASGNVMIFKPSELTPMTAVKLEQIYLDAGMPAGVFQVVQGGREVGEMLSLHPEIRKISLTGSIPTGKRIVENSAKNLKQVSLELGGKSPLIIFDDFDIEKATSIAILANFYTQGEICCNGTRVFVHKKIKERFLENLMQKVAKIKIGDPFDSTTQMGSLISKQHLNRVLDYIESGKAEGATLLCGGTQPEWSPSQTKFANGNFILPTVFSNCQDEMRIVKEEIFGPVMSVLDFESEEEVIRRANSTEYGLAAGVLTNNIKRAHRVIDNIQAGMCWINNYNLSPIEIPFGGVKGSGFGRENGLAAIECYTQLKTVYVEMGE; translated from the coding sequence ATGCATAAGAATTTCTCGAACCACTCCCCAGCGACTGGAAATAAAATATGTGAAATTGAAATAACAAGCTCAGATGCACTGCAAGAAATAATTATAAAGGCCTACTCTGCTTACGAAATTTGGTCAAAAATGAGTGGGTTTGAGCGTGGAAAAATTTTGACAAAAGCGGCGCGTATTATTCGTGAACGCTGCTTTGAAATTGCCCAACTTGAAGTTTTAGATTCAGGTAAGCCCATAAGTGAAGCCCTTGAAGTCGATATCCCATCATCTGCCGATGCTCTAGAATATTATGGTGGTTTGGCTCCGAGTATACATGGGGACCATATTCAATTAGGACGCTCATTTGCTTACACAAAGCGAGAACCAATCGGTATTTGTGCTGGAATTGGCGCATGGAATTATCCATTTCAAATAGCTGCTTGGAAATCTGCTCCCGCATTAGCCAGTGGCAATGTTATGATCTTTAAGCCATCCGAATTAACCCCTATGACAGCAGTGAAACTTGAACAAATTTATCTCGATGCTGGTATGCCCGCAGGGGTTTTTCAAGTTGTCCAAGGTGGTAGAGAAGTTGGTGAAATGCTTTCTTTACACCCTGAAATTCGTAAAATATCTTTGACAGGTTCTATACCGACAGGGAAAAGAATAGTTGAAAATTCTGCAAAGAATTTGAAACAGGTGAGTTTAGAATTAGGTGGGAAATCTCCGCTGATAATATTTGATGATTTTGATATTGAAAAAGCAACCTCCATTGCCATTCTTGCGAATTTTTACACACAGGGTGAAATCTGCTGTAACGGAACAAGAGTTTTTGTGCATAAAAAAATAAAAGAAAGATTTTTAGAAAATTTAATGCAGAAAGTAGCAAAAATAAAAATTGGAGATCCATTTGACTCCACAACCCAAATGGGTTCACTTATAAGTAAACAGCATTTAAACCGTGTTCTAGATTATATTGAGTCGGGTAAAGCAGAAGGTGCGACCCTATTATGTGGTGGAACACAGCCCGAATGGAGCCCAAGTCAAACAAAATTTGCGAATGGGAATTTTATTTTACCAACGGTATTTTCCAATTGCCAAGATGAGATGAGAATAGTGAAAGAAGAAATATTTGGGCCCGTGATGTCTGTGCTCGATTTCGAAAGTGAAGAAGAAGTTATTCGCAGAGCAAATAGCACAGAATATGGATTGGCTGCAGGTGTCCTTACCAATAATATAAAAAGAGCACACAGAGTGATTGATAATATACAAGCCGGAATGTGCTGGATAAATAATTATAATTTATCACCTATTGAAATTCCCTTTGGTGGGGTAAAAGGTTCTGGTTTTGGCCGCGAAAATGGTCTGGCTGCGATTGAATGCTACACACAATTAAAAACAGTTTATGTTGAAATGGGAGAGTGA